A single window of Nicotiana sylvestris chromosome 5, ASM39365v2, whole genome shotgun sequence DNA harbors:
- the LOC138869167 gene encoding uncharacterized protein — MAAKGMYLIIIPPTIQDGIKKVQLQQEVMEPENMKWQKAVILYVIGESPSIGAMERFKTSQWNFAAKPIVSYHNEGYFVILFSSIKDKNEVLYSGPHTMGAKPLILKSWSADFNLYNEVLKTIPLWASFPNLPLNCWGRLTLSRIASSLGCPIYVDECTANTAIISYARVLIEMDISKELPKCIIVQDPSGKEFEQVVEYDWVPQYCKKCLMVGHDCDGEQDRAGATRKILKGEQQQQRAEALRRVDSQLTNPWLIMGDFNAIMDIEDMVNGTTV; from the exons ATGGCTGCAAAGGGTATGTATCTAATAATCATACCCCCTACAATTCAAGATGGAATAAAGAAAGTGCAACTACAACAAGAGGTGATGGAGCCGGAAAATATGAAATGGCAGAAGGCTGTTATACTGTATGTTATTGGGGAATCACCTTCAATAGGAGCCATGGAGAGATTTAAAACCTCACAATGGAACTTTGCTGCCAAACCAATAGTTTCTTATCACAATGAAGGGTATTTTGTTATACTATTCAGTAgcataaaagataaaaatgaagTGTTGTATTCAGGGCCACATACTATGGGAGCAAAGCCGTTAATTCTGAAATCATGGTCAGCTGATTTTAATCTGTATAATGAAGTCCTCAAGACTATACCACTATGGGCCAGCTTTCCTAATCTACCTCTGAATTGCTGGGGAAGGCTGACTCTTAGTCGAATTGCTAGTAGTTTGGGATGTCCTATTTATGTTGATGAGTGTACAGCTAATACAGCAATAATTTCTTATGCTCGAGTCCTTATTGAAATGGATATCAGTAAAGAGCTACCAAAGTGCATCATTGTACAAGACCCTTCAGGAAAGGAATTTGAGCAGGTAGTGGAATACGACTGGGTGCCACAGTATTGCAAGAAGTGCCTGATGGTGGGGCATGACTGTGATGGAGAGCAAGACAGAGCTGGGGCAACTAGGAAGATCCTCAAGGGAGAGCAACAACAACAAAGAGCA GAAGCACTAAGGAGAGTAGACTCTCAGTTGACTAATCCTtggttaatcatgggagattttAATGCAATAATGGATATTGAGGACATGGTGAATGGTACAACAGTGTAG
- the LOC138869168 gene encoding uncharacterized protein encodes MKGIWYNLKKVKFALKSLNRKEFACTTSKVQQLRETLASIQAQMRTTTTPTDMFDTEKITKQQLEKCSKIEESIYKQRSRVQWLKLGDSNTAFFFASMKVRAAQNQIKLLTADDGRLIKTPEGIEQEEVGFYRGLLGRSTNSIPAINPSIMRKGPGITRSQQLQLISLFTKEDMVQALQGI; translated from the coding sequence ATGAAAGGCATATGGTACAATTTaaaaaaagttaaatttgcactcAAAAGCCTTAACAGGAAGGAGTTTGCTTGCACAACTAGTAAGGTCCAACAATTAAGGGAAACACTAGCTAGCATACAAGCTCAGATGAGGACTACTACAACACCTACAGATATGTTTGATACAGAGAAAATCACAAAGCAGCAGTTGGAAAAATGTAGCAAGATAGAGGAGAGCATATACAAACAAAGATCTAGAGTGCAATGGCTCAAATTGGGTGATTCCAATACAGCCTTCTTCTTTGCCAGCATGAAAGTAAGAGCAGCACAAAACCAAATTAAACTTCTCACCGCTGATGATGGTAGATTGATCAAAACACCAGAAGGTATTGAACAAGAAGAAGTGGGATTCTATAGAGGATTGCTAGGAAGGTCAACTAATAGCATACCTGCTATTAATCCTAGTATAATGAGGAAGGGACCAGGGATTACAAGATCTCAACAGTTACAACTTATTTCTCTTTTCACTAAAGAAGATATGGTGCAAGCATTACAAGGGATATGA